The Ammospiza nelsoni isolate bAmmNel1 chromosome 10, bAmmNel1.pri, whole genome shotgun sequence genome includes a region encoding these proteins:
- the LOC132077648 gene encoding cytochrome P450 2J4-like isoform X1, whose protein sequence is MLSISEALVAVAVFLLITQFFKLQRVRRRFPPGPVPLPVLGTLIQLNFQFNRDLLMQLAKIHGNIFTLWFGWAPVVILNGFQAVKDGMTTHPEDVSGRLVSPFFRAMAKGKGIMLATGHTWKQQRRFALRTLRNLGLGKRGLEYRVQEEAHYLVDFFASMKGKPVNPAFPLVHSVSNVICAVVFGHRFSREDEAFHDLIKATEHLFKFGGSFIHHLYEIFPWLMSRLPGPHKKALACYDVLSNFTRREIQMHTERGAPEELQDFIDFYLDHIEKSKDEPRSTYNEDNMVYSINDLFLGGSETSSTTLNWGLLYMVANPDIQEKVQKELDAVLGPSKVICYEDRRELPYTNAVIHEIQRFSNIISVGMPRVCVRDTTLLGFPLKKGTIVLPNIASSLYDPEHWETPRQFNPGHFLDKDGNFVAQEAFLPFSIGHRVCLGEHLARTELFIFFASLLRAFTFRLPEGVTRVSTEPVMGGTLQPQPYRLCAIPR, encoded by the exons ATGTTGAGCATAAGTGAAGCTCTTGTGGCAGTGGCTGTATTTCTTCTAATTACGCAGTTTTTCAAGTTGCAGCGAGTGCGGAGACGGTTTCCTCCTGGACCAGTCCCTCTCCCAGTCCTTGGGACACTGATACAGCTGAACTTTCAGTTTAATCGTGATCTTCTCATGCAG CTGGCAAAAATTCATGGCAACATCTTCACTTTATGGTTTGGATGGGCCCCAGTGGTTATACTGAATGGATTTCAAGCAGTGAAGGATGGCATGACCACACACCCTGAAGATGTttctggcaggctggtgtcacCTTTCTTCAGAGCAATGGCCAAAGGAAAAG GAATTATGTTGGCAACTGGCCACacctggaagcagcagaggaggtTTGCTCTGAGGACTTTACGCAACCTTGGCCTGGGTAAAAGAGGTCTGGAGTACCGAGTGCAAGAAGAAGCTCACTACCTGGTAGACTTCTTTGCAAGTATGAAAG GGAAACCTGTGAATCCTGCTTTCCCTCTTGTCCATTCTGTCTCCAATGTAATTTGTGCTGTCGTGTTTGGACATCGTTTCTCCAGAGAGGATGAGGCCTTTCATGATCTGATCAAAGCTACAGAACATCTCTTCAAGTTTGGGGGCAGCTTTATTCATCAT CTCTATGAAATCTTCCCCTGGCTGATGAGCCGCCTCCCTGGGCCTCACAAGAAGGCCTTGGCTTGTTATGATGTCCTGAGCAACTTTACACGGAGAGAGATCCAAATGCACACAGAGCGTGGGGcaccagaggagctgcaggatttCATTGACTTCTACCTGGATCACATTGAAAAA TCCAAAGATGAACCCAGGTCAACATACAATGAAGACAACATGGTTTATTCTATAAATGACCTTTTCTTGGGTGGATCAGAGACATCAAGCACTACATTGAACTGGGGCCTTCTCTATATGGTGGCAAATCCAGACATCCAAG aaaaagtgcagaaggagctggatgCTGTTCTGGGTCCCTCCAAGGTAATCTGCTATGAGGATCGGAGAGAGCTGCCCTACACCAACGCTGTGATTCATGAGATCCAACGCTTCAGCAACATCATTTCAGTGGGCATGCCCAGGGTGTGTGTGAGGGACACAACCTTGCTTGGCTTTCCCCTCAAAAAG gGCACCATAGTTCTTCCAAATATTGCTTCATCTTTGTATGACCCAGAGCACTGGGAAACACCTCGACAGTTCAACCCTGGTCACTTCTTGGATAAGGATGGAAACTTTGTGGCCCAAGAAGCCTTTTTACCATTCTCCATAG ggcacCGGGTGTGTTTGGGGGAGCACCTGGCCAGGACCGAgctgttcattttctttgccAGCCTGCTGCGGGCGTTCACCTTCCGCCTGCCCGAGGGCGTGACCCGGGTCAGCACGGAGCCCGTCATGGGGGgcaccctgcagccccagccctacAGGCTCTGTGCCATCCCACGCTAG
- the LOC132077648 gene encoding cytochrome P450 2J4-like isoform X2, translated as MQLAKIHGNIFTLWFGWAPVVILNGFQAVKDGMTTHPEDVSGRLVSPFFRAMAKGKGIMLATGHTWKQQRRFALRTLRNLGLGKRGLEYRVQEEAHYLVDFFASMKGKPVNPAFPLVHSVSNVICAVVFGHRFSREDEAFHDLIKATEHLFKFGGSFIHHLYEIFPWLMSRLPGPHKKALACYDVLSNFTRREIQMHTERGAPEELQDFIDFYLDHIEKSKDEPRSTYNEDNMVYSINDLFLGGSETSSTTLNWGLLYMVANPDIQEKVQKELDAVLGPSKVICYEDRRELPYTNAVIHEIQRFSNIISVGMPRVCVRDTTLLGFPLKKGTIVLPNIASSLYDPEHWETPRQFNPGHFLDKDGNFVAQEAFLPFSIGHRVCLGEHLARTELFIFFASLLRAFTFRLPEGVTRVSTEPVMGGTLQPQPYRLCAIPR; from the exons ATGCAG CTGGCAAAAATTCATGGCAACATCTTCACTTTATGGTTTGGATGGGCCCCAGTGGTTATACTGAATGGATTTCAAGCAGTGAAGGATGGCATGACCACACACCCTGAAGATGTttctggcaggctggtgtcacCTTTCTTCAGAGCAATGGCCAAAGGAAAAG GAATTATGTTGGCAACTGGCCACacctggaagcagcagaggaggtTTGCTCTGAGGACTTTACGCAACCTTGGCCTGGGTAAAAGAGGTCTGGAGTACCGAGTGCAAGAAGAAGCTCACTACCTGGTAGACTTCTTTGCAAGTATGAAAG GGAAACCTGTGAATCCTGCTTTCCCTCTTGTCCATTCTGTCTCCAATGTAATTTGTGCTGTCGTGTTTGGACATCGTTTCTCCAGAGAGGATGAGGCCTTTCATGATCTGATCAAAGCTACAGAACATCTCTTCAAGTTTGGGGGCAGCTTTATTCATCAT CTCTATGAAATCTTCCCCTGGCTGATGAGCCGCCTCCCTGGGCCTCACAAGAAGGCCTTGGCTTGTTATGATGTCCTGAGCAACTTTACACGGAGAGAGATCCAAATGCACACAGAGCGTGGGGcaccagaggagctgcaggatttCATTGACTTCTACCTGGATCACATTGAAAAA TCCAAAGATGAACCCAGGTCAACATACAATGAAGACAACATGGTTTATTCTATAAATGACCTTTTCTTGGGTGGATCAGAGACATCAAGCACTACATTGAACTGGGGCCTTCTCTATATGGTGGCAAATCCAGACATCCAAG aaaaagtgcagaaggagctggatgCTGTTCTGGGTCCCTCCAAGGTAATCTGCTATGAGGATCGGAGAGAGCTGCCCTACACCAACGCTGTGATTCATGAGATCCAACGCTTCAGCAACATCATTTCAGTGGGCATGCCCAGGGTGTGTGTGAGGGACACAACCTTGCTTGGCTTTCCCCTCAAAAAG gGCACCATAGTTCTTCCAAATATTGCTTCATCTTTGTATGACCCAGAGCACTGGGAAACACCTCGACAGTTCAACCCTGGTCACTTCTTGGATAAGGATGGAAACTTTGTGGCCCAAGAAGCCTTTTTACCATTCTCCATAG ggcacCGGGTGTGTTTGGGGGAGCACCTGGCCAGGACCGAgctgttcattttctttgccAGCCTGCTGCGGGCGTTCACCTTCCGCCTGCCCGAGGGCGTGACCCGGGTCAGCACGGAGCCCGTCATGGGGGgcaccctgcagccccagccctacAGGCTCTGTGCCATCCCACGCTAG